Genomic DNA from Haloarcula marina:
GCGTCTGGGGTGAACCACCCGGCATACCGTGCCAATGGCGCTCATCCTACATGAAGGTCGGTAAATTAATCGTGAAGGAATAGTAGTTTTCCCGCTCAGACCTCGATTTGCTGCATCAGGTCGACCAGTTCCTCCAGTTCGGGGAACGTGTACACCTTGACGTTGATGTTCGAGTCCAGCGCGTGGACCCGCGAGTCGAACATGAGCGCCATCTCGTTCTCCCGGTCGCCGACCAACTGGTCGACCATCCCGCTGCCCGGCCCGAACGTGAAGTTCGGCGTCGAGATGTCGATGGTCGTATCGAGGACGTTCGCCCATCCGTCGATGAACCCGCTGGTCATGATGTTCCCGATCTCCTGAATCGCCGACCGCTCCATGTCGGTGAATCCGCTGGCGCTGGGGTCCGTCTCGCCCATGTCGCCAATCATGCCGTGGGCGAGGTCCTTCGCGCTCTGGGCGTTGAACAGAAAGAGGATGTAGCCGTGCGGTTTCTCGACCATCTCGATGCT
This window encodes:
- a CDS encoding chemotaxis protein CheC, giving the protein MSLMIDIRKLGLFNKMAKEGGNTVANHLSQMTGMETEMEITKINFIDIPDIKTHVGHEKQIGISIEMVEKPHGYILFLFNAQSAKDLAHGMIGDMGETDPSASGFTDMERSAIQEIGNIMTSGFIDGWANVLDTTIDISTPNFTFGPGSGMVDQLVGDRENEMALMFDSRVHALDSNINVKVYTFPELEELVDLMQQIEV